CAAAAATTTCTTCGAGGTCGAGTCGAAGCCGAGCGGCTTTTGCAGGTGGAGGTGCGTATAATTTCGGCTTGAAACGGTGGTCTTTGAATGGCAAGGCAACGGTGCGCTGGGGAGCGGACAAAAAGGGATTTGTTTCGCTTGAGGGATTTCGCGGGACAGATACGCGCTATCGGTCGAGATTATATAGCCGGTTTAAGGCCAGTTTTCAGCAAATTGATGGTTTAGAGGATTATTTTGATTTTTTCTGGCGCGAGGGTGTAAGAGGAACGGCGGGCTATCGGTTTGGTCGTCCGCGAAGGGCGGGTGTGCGGTTGAGCGGTGGGATTCATGTTGCGCAACACAGTTCGGTGGAGAAGACGACGGATTGGCATTTGAGTGGGGATATTGATGTGCAACGGCCAAATCCAGGCATTGATCCGGGCAATTTGCGTTCTGTATTTTTGCACGCGGATATCGAGGGTAGAAATTCGGGGCTTGCACTTATTTTTGGACAAAGAAAAATTACGCTGGAGGTTGAACACAGTCGGCCGGAATTCGGTAGTGATTTTGATTTTACACAGGTTCGGATGCTGTTGGATTGGCGTATCGAGACGCTGTTTAAGCGGCGTTTGTTGCCCAATGTGCTCGATGTGCGCGTTGTCGGTAGCGCGTTTACGGGGACACTGCCCAGGCAGCGTTTTGAGGTGTTGGATTTAGGGGTGCTATTGAGCAGGGTTTCGATATTCGGGGGATTTCGANNNNNNNNNNAACGCACTGCCAACAACGCGCACATCGAGCACATTGGGCAGTGCGTTTGCAGGGACGTTGCCCAGGCAGCGTTTTGAGATTTTGGATGCCGGGCTGCTGGACGGGTTATCAACATTTGGGGCATTTCGCACACTGGTGAACCTCCCTTATGAGGGGGAGAAAATACTGGGGGTGTTCTGGGAACACAATTTTCGCACGGTTCCGTTTGAGTTGATCGGCTGGCGGTGGGCTGCAGAGCGCAATATTGGTTTGATTGTTCACGGCGGACACGGGCGCACATGGTTTGGAGATC
The Gemmatimonadota bacterium DNA segment above includes these coding regions:
- a CDS encoding carboxypeptidase-like regulatory domain-containing protein; its protein translation is NALPTTRTSSTLGSAFAGTLPRQRFEILDAGLLDGLSTFGAFRTLVNLPYEGEKILGVFWEHNFRTVPFELIGWRWAAERNIGLIVHGGHGRTWFGDRTLAGLDYAPQYSDGFHHELGVSINGLFDWFRLDFTKRLDAPGFFVSVGFVQF